In Candidatus Electrothrix scaldis, the genomic window AGCGCAGGCGGCAACAGCCCGGCCACGGTCATCAATAATATCGTGGTCAACAATAAGGGTGACGGTATTGTCAGCAAGGGCAAGGCCATTGATGAGCTGGCCCATAATGATGTATACAATAATAAAGGCGGTAACTATGTGCGCATTACAGCAGGAGAAGGTGGTATTTCTCTTGATCCACGCTTCACCGAGGGCTACCAGCTTGCCAGCGATTCGCCCTGCATCGGCACCGGTCTGACACTGGCTGGCGAGGCTGTGGATATGGGTGCTTACGGCAATAGCAGCGCCCGCCTGATTAACGAGACGGCTACCGCCATGTTCAGCGATAGTGATAAAGATGGTATTGATGACGCATGGGAGCTGCTCTTTTTCGGCAACCTCAGCACAGCCGACAGCACCAGCGACTTTGATCAGGACGGGTACAGCGACATGCAGGAATATCAGAATAATCTGCATCATCAGGTTGATCCAGAGGGTAATTCCTTTGACCTGACAGGTAAGAATGAGCCAAATGGGCAGGGGTATGTATCTGGTACGAAGGTGCAAAATAACTTTATCTACGCAATTATTCAACTCCTGCTTGGCAAAGAAAAAGAACCTGAGACTACTCGGCCTTAGTCCCGTAGGTTGGGTTGGGCAAGGTCTTGGTATTACTAAGACCTTAGAGAAGACTCTTGCCTGATCGCCCCCAATCGTCTATATAATTCAAACAGAAATGTACAAGCGGCATTGTCTCACGGGGCGGTGCCGCTTTTTTTGTCAACACGTTGATTGGAGAAAATTATGTCGGAATTCAGCAATGTCACAGTGAAGAAAGCTGCGAATATCTACTACGATGGCAAGGTGACCAGCCGGGTTGTTACCTTTGCTGACGGGAGCACCAAAACCTTGGGCATTATGATGCCTGGTGATTACGAGTTCGGCACCGAGAAAAAGGAGATCATGGAGATCCTCAGTGGAGATGTAACCGTGTTGCTGCCCGGTTCTGAGGAATGGCAGACCATTGCTCCGGGGCAGTCTTTCGAAGTACCTGCGAATTCTAAATTCGGCATTAAGATCGGCACGGTGACCGATTATTGTTGTTCCTACCTTGATTAAGATACCTGTCCACCGTTACCGGGGATATTCCCTTCAGGGATGGGGCATTCGGAAAACAGCGTCCCGGAGGGACTGCCGAAAATAGCCCGGTGTTTCAACGCCGGGCATGAAAAACATCGCAAAATACCTCCCATGCCTACTCACACCGCCATCATCGCCCTGACCAAGGGCGGAAAGCAGCTGGCCCAACGCCTTGTAAGCCTTCTTCCGGCAAGCGAGGTTGTTCCGAACAAAGATGGTATTTATCACACTCTGGCCCAGGTCTGGCAGAACTACGACAGCCTGATCTGTATCATGGCCACCGGTATCGTGGTACGCAGTATCGCCCCCTTGCTTCAGGATAAAACCGTGGACCCGGCTGTGGTGGTCTGTGATGAAAAGGGGCAGTTTGCCATTTCTCTCCTTTCCGGGCATCTGGGCGGAGGCAATGCCTTGGCCGAGCAGGTGGCTGATCTGCTCGACGGGCAGGCAGTGATTACCACGGCCTCTGATGTCTTAGGACGGACCGCCCTGGATCTCTGGTGCCGCGATATGGGACTGGTGGTGAATGATAAGCAGGGCCTGACTCGTGTTATGGCAAAGCTGGTCAATACCGGTTCTGTTACTCTGTGGAGTGACTACCCGCTTCCATCCCTTCCCCAGGATATTGTCCTTGTTGAACAACCGGATGATGCGGATTTGCTCATCACATGCCGCACCGACTGTAAGGGTAATGCAGTTCTGCTTCATCCCAAGGCTCTGGTGGCTGGTATCGGCTGCAATCGTAATACCCCAACCAAGGAGATCTGTGATGCCTTGGAACAGGCATGCCAAGCCCATCAGCTGGCCCGTGACGCTGTATACAAGCTCGCCTCAATCGATCTGAAAAGCGATGAACCAGGGCTTCTCGCCTTTGCCCAATCCCATAACCTTCCTCTTGACTTCTACAGTCCGGAGAAACTCAATCAGGTTGAAGGAATTGAGGGCTCAGATGTTGTTCTGCGTATCACCGGAGCCAAGGCCGTGGCAGAGCCTGCTGCGATTTTGGGTGCTGACAATGGCTCGTTGCTGGTACAAAAAATAAAATCCCCCAATGTGACGGTCGCAATCGCAGAGCACCGTTGCCCCTTTCGTAGCGACTCTTGATCGACCAGTCAGGTCTAGTTTTCTTTTTTAACATCTTGAAAAGTAAGGTTTTTTATCTTTTTTGTTTATTTTTCGACCTCGTTCGCAAAAAAAGATTTGTAGACGTATGCGATGTTACGTTTTGGTAGAATTATTACAGGAAGGCGGGTGGTTTGTTTTTGTCTTTAATTCCTTGTTGTTGATTGTTTTTTGTGTCGATGCTGGGCGTTCGTTGTCTGGTGTTTTAATTTTAATACTTAATTCTGTTAAGCCTGAAAAAAATAAGTTTTTTTTCTTCTGTTCTGGATGGTAAACAGGGGGGATGTGTCCTTTCTTGTTGATTGTACAAATTTTTTACCCTTAAAAGATATTGTAATATCAGTCCCTAGGAGGTACTGTTAAAAAAAATACACATCGCAATCTGCCGGATATTTTGACATTTGGCGATGAAAACAGGAAGACAAGCTGATGAAAAAATTTGAAGCAGGTCTGGGCCGATTTGTCATCTCATACAGGATTCCGCTGATCCTCCTCTCTCTGCTTTTTGTGGCAGGAGCTGGATATGGTACTCGTTTTCTTGCCTTTTCCAGTAATAACAGGATGTTCTTTTCAGAGGATAATCCTGAGCTTCAGGCCTTTAATGCCTTGGAGCAGACCTATACCAAGTTTGAAAACGTTTTTTTCACTCTTGCTCCCAAATCAAAAAATGTCTTTAGCCGTGATGTCCTGACAGCGGTACAGGATCTGACTGAACGGGCCTGGAAGCTTCCCTATTCCAGTCGAGTGGACTCTCTCACCAATTACCAGCATACCAAGGTAAAAGGTGATGATCTGATTGTCGAGGATCTGGTGGGAGATGCTGCTCAACTTACTGGCGAACAACTCACTGAAATACGTCAGATTGCCCTGAACGATCCGCTTCTTAAAAGGCGTCTTGTGTCTCCCTCCGGCCATGTCACTGGCGTGAACGTGAATGTTGTGAAGCCGGATGAGGACGGGAAGGCCTCGGATAGGATCGCAGCGGCTGCCTATGCCTTACAGGCGGAAATGGAGCAGAAATATCCCCAACTGGATATCTATGTCACCGGTGTGGTGATGATTGACAGAACCTTTGAGCTGGCCGCTGAAGAGGATATTAAGTTGTTGGTGCCCATAATGTGCGGGTTGCTTCTCTTCATTTTGGCCCTTTGTTTGCGCTCTGTCATGGGGATGGGCCTCACCTTTTTGGTGATAGTTTTTTCCACCCTCTCTGGAGTGGGCCTGGCCGGGTGGTTAGGAATTCCTATGAACCCAGCATCCGCTAATGCGCCGACTATTATTTTGACCTTGGCTGTTGCTGATTCAGTTCATATTCTGACGACTATTTTTCACCTGATGCAGAAAGGGCTCAATCGGCATCAGGCTATTGAACAGTCGCTTCAGATCAACTTTCAGCCTGTCATGGTAACAAGCTTGACCACGGCGATTGGTTTTCTGACCATGAATTTTTCCGATGCCCCTCCGTTTCGTGATCTCGGGAATGTCGTGGCAATGGGCGTTGTTTTCGCCTTTCTCTATTCGATTTTTCTGCTCCCAGCCTTGGCAGCTGTGCTACCACTCAAGGTTGCTCGGCAGAGCTCTCGTTCATCGGTGCATATCTATGAGCGTCTAGCTGATATGATTGTGCGCAAACGGACCTTGGTTCTTTGGACTATGATTCTCGTAACGCTGGGTATAGCTTCGGGAATTCCTCGGATCCAACTGGATGATGACTTTGTTAAATTTTTCAGTACTCGTTTTGATTTTCGCCGGGCCACGGATTTCACAGCTGAGAACCTGACCGGTATGTATATGATTGATTGGGACTTGAGATCAGGTCGAGAGGGCGGAATTAATGAACCCGAGTACCAACAGACGGTTGAGGATTTTGCCAACTGGTTCCGGCAGCAGCAATTTGTATGTCATGTGTATACTTTTACAGACATCATGAAGCAGATCAATCGTAATATGCATGAAGATGATCCAAGCTATTACAGGCTCCCGCAGGAACGGGAATTGTCTGCCCAGTATCTGTTTCTCTACGAGATGAATCTGCCCTTTGGCTTGGACCTGAATGATCGCATCAATGTGGATAAATCGGCCAGCAGGATGACCGTGTCTCTGGTTGGCGCAAGTACTAAGGAGATGCGTGAACTGGAAGAGGCGGGTCGGGAATGGCTGAAGAAAAACGCCCCACCGTCGATGTATACCCACGGTTCCGGCGTAACCATGATGTATTCCCATCTTTCTGAGCGCAATATCAAATCCATGCTTTCCTCCTCTCTGATTGCCCTGAGCTTGATTTCGGTGATTATGATTTTTGTCTTACGGAGTGTTAAGCTCGGGCTGCTGAGTCTGCTGCCGAATATTGCCCCGGCATTTATGGGATTTGGGATCTGGGGTTATGCTGTTGGTCAGGTAGGGCTTGCTGTTTCCGTGTTGATCGCCATGACTATGGGGATAGTTGTGGATGATACAGTGCATTTTCTTGCTAAGTATCAGCGGGGGCGAAAGGAACACGGGATGTCAGCGGAAGAGGCGGTGCGCTTTGCCTTTCGAACAGTTGCTGCTCCTATGTGGATTTCCACTGCCACCTTGGTGAGCGGTTTTATTGTCCTGGCCTGCTCAGGTTTTCAGATCAACGCCCATATGGGCAGCATGACGGCAATCACCATCAGCTTTGCTCTCTTACTTGATTTCTTTTTTCTCCCGGTCCTGTTGCTACGATTTGACGGCTCAACTCCATCGGTTTCCGCACCGATTGATGCACCTTCTTCGCCTTCGCACGCAGGTGAGGAAACATAAAAGGGTGAAAGTGGTCGGCTTTGCTGGCCACTTTCATATAGACTTTCATCCCGGTCCGGTAGACTGGAACATAATTTATGAAGTCAGCTCGGCTGATTTCACCTACCATATTTATACAAAAGGATAATTGTATGAAATTCGCTCCCATGTTCTCTGGTCTCCTTCTGTTGCATCTCGTCTTTGCTCCATGTTCCGGCAAGCTTTGCTTTGCTGAGACGCCTGAAGAAAAGGGGCGAGCCATCGTGTTAGAAGCAGAGCGCCGTGACCAGGGCTTCGGGGATGTGGTTGCGGAGATGGAGATGATTCTGCGGAATAAGAATGGTCAGGAAAGTCGGCGGAAGATGACAACGAAGACTCTGGAAGTAAAGAATGACGGAGATAAAAACCTGTCTCTTTTCCATACCCCCCGTGATATTCGCGGGACAGCTCTGCTGACCTTTTCCCATAAAAACGGTGATGACGAGCAATGGCTCTATTTACCAGCGCTCAAACGAGTAAAGCGGATTAACTCCCGCAATAAATCAGGTTCCTTTGTGGGCAGTGAGTTCTCCTATGAAGATATTTCCAGCCAGGAGATTGAAGAGTACACCTATAAGTATCTTCGGGATGAGGATCTTGATGGGGTCCCCTGCACGGTGTCGGAATATTACCCTGTTGATGCGGAAAACTCCGGGTATAAACACCAGGTTGTTTGGCGGGATAAGGACGAATATCGGATCCGTAAGGTGGATTTTTATGATCGGAAGGACAGCCTGTTAAAAACTCTGACCATGAAGGGGTATCAGCAGTATGAGGGGAAGTTTTGGCGGGCCGGAGAGCTGCATATGGTGAATCATCAGAGTGGGAAATCCACGGTGTTGCATTATAGTAAATACCAGTTTCATACCGGCCTGACAGATAAAGATTTTAATAAGAACAGCTTGAAAAATGCCAGGTAGTTTTTGTGTACAGAAAATGCGTTTGAGAGCCCGTAGGGGCGAACCTCTGTGTTCGCCCTGTTATATCGGGCAGGCACGTAGGTCCGCCCCTACAGTTTTCAACCGAAAACAGAATATTTTATCTATTATGTCAGGCCTTGTAAGGGGGATTCCCTATGTTCACCCTCGCTATCCTCGAATAAGGGGCAGGCACAGGGGGCTGCCCCTACAGATACTAGCGGTATTGCCGATCCTGCTGCTGGCGCTGTTGCCCATAACTGCTTCAGGGCTGGAGCTTGCAGGCAATGTCACCCTTGAAGGGCGTTATTTTCCGGAAGGAGCACAATACCCTGGACAGGAGGAACAAAACGCCTCTATCCTCATACAACCTGAGCTCTATCATGCCGTTGGTGATGGCTCCAGCCTGCTCCTGCAACCCTTTCTCCGCCTGGACAGCAGTGATGATCAACGGAGCCATTGGGACATCCGAGAGGCTATTTTTCGCTATCCTGCTGAAGATTGGGATGTGCAGGTAGGGATCAGTAAGGTCTTCTGGGGGGCAACCGAGTTTGTTCATCTGGTTGATATTATAAACCAGACAGACTCTGTTGAGGAATTCAGTGGTGAGGAAAAACTTGGGCAACCCATGCTCCATCTTACGGTTCCACAGGAACAGGGCATGATTGAGGCCTTTCTCTTGCCTTGGTTTCGGGAGAGAACTTTTCCTGGAGTAGGGGGTCGTCTGCGTAGTGAACCGATTATTGACACAGATCATCCCCTGTACGAGAGTGCTGCGGAGCAGTCTCATCTTGATGTTGCCCTGCGCTACAGTGACACCTTTGGTAATGCCGATGTGGGCTTGTATCATTTCATAGGAACCTCCCGTGATCCTGAACTGATTTTGGGTGGTGATATGACAAGCCCTGTTTTGCTTCCCTACTATACGCAGATCGGCCAGACTGGTCTGGATATCCAGATGGTTGCCGGAGATTGGCTGCTGAAAGGAGAAGCCCTGTATAGGACAGGACAGGGGAGGAGTTTTGCCGCCGCCGTCTGCGGCTTTGAGTATACTTTGTATGGTATTGCCGGGACCGGGGCCGATCTCGGGCTTATCGGAGAGTACGTCTTTGATGATCGTGCTGATACCTCCTTGACGGTCTTTACCAATGATGTTATCGGAGGCTTTCGTCTGGCCCTCAATGATGCCGCCGGAACTGAAATTCTAGCAGGCCTGATGAAGGATATAGATTTGTCCACTTCTCTCTTCTCCTTAGAAGCGGAGCGCCGTTTGAGCGAGCATTTTAAACTGCATCTGGAGGCCCTGTTTATCGTGGATGCAGCGGAGCAGGATGCGGTTTTTTCTCTTGAAAAGGACAGCCATCTCACCCTTGAGCTACAATATTTTTTTTGATGAGCACCTCTTTTCCTGAAAAAGGAGAGGAAGAGGTGAGAGCAAAAAGAATTTCATCAACAGCGTTAGTGCGGGATTAACGAGCCTGATTGACGGGCTCAATTGACGCCATGTTCCACCAGGAAAACTTGTCATAAGACAGTTCTCCCCTCTCTTTAGTACAACCTCTGGACAGGGAGGGCTCTTCTCAATAAGGTCTTTTTTATGAATTCATCGTTGATAGCCATTATTGGTATGGCCTGCCATTATCCAGGAGCTCAGGATCTTCTCACCTTTTGGGAGAATATTTTGACAAGGCGGCGCCAGTTTCGTCCGCTTCCTGATTCCCGTTTACCTGCCTCCCTGTATTACGATGCTGACCCTGCTGCCCTAGATAAAACCTATTGCCGGAAAGCTGGCTTGATTGATGGCCTGCATTTTGATCCGGCCAAGTATCGTATTCCCCGTTCCACCTTTGACTCCGCAGATATAGTTCATTGGCTGGCATTGAAGGTTGCTTTGGCCTCGCTGGACGATGCTGGCTTTAAAAAAGAATCAGTGCCCAAAGAGAAGACAGGGGTGGTACTTGGTAATACTCTGACTGGTGAATATTCCCGTTCCGAGGGGTTACGCCTCAGATGGCCTTTTGTCCGGCGGGTATTGGAGAAAACAGCCCTGGAAAAAGGTTTGTCTGCGGAGCAGAGTGCTGAACTGATACGGACCGCAGAGGCATATTATAAATCGGTTTTCACCCCGATAACCGAGGATACCTTGGCTGGAGCTCTCTCTAATACCATTGCTGGCAGGATCTGTAATTATCTTGATTTGCACGGCGGTGGCTACACGGTTGATGGGGCCTGCTCCTCGTCGATCATTGCTGCGGCAACCGCAGCAACTCATTTGGTCAATGGAGATTTAGACCTCGCTCTGGCTGGAGGGGTAGATATCAGTCTGGATACCTTTGAATTGGTCGGGTTTGCCAAGACAGCTGCCTTGACCAACGAGGATATGCGGGTTTATGATCGCAGGGCCAAGGGCTTTATTCCTGGGGAAGGTTGCGGTTTCGTGGTCATGAAACGTCTTGAGGACGCTGTTGCTGATGGGGATTATGTCTATGCTGTGCTGCACGGCTGGGGCATTTCGTCGGATGGAAAAGGCGGGTTAACTGCCCCGAATGCTCAAGGGCAAGCCAAGGCTTTGCAACGGGCCTATGAACGGGCTGCCTGGGATATACATGATCTTGATTTCATCGAGGGGCATGGGACCGGCACAGCTGTTGGTGATAAGACAGAGCTGGAAGGGATTGCTCTGGCAATGAATACAATGAATACGATGAAGAGGGATAACGATGTAGGGGCACGGCGTGCCGTGCCCCCAGGGGAATCGCTCCGCCGTTGCGGAATGACCTCCCTCAAATCACTCATCGGGCATACCAAGGCGGCCTCAGGGATAGGGGCCTTGATTAAGACTGTGATTGCCCTGAATCAGCGCATTTTGCCTCCGCTAGCCAATTGTTTTGATCCTAATCCTGTTTTTGCGGGAAAAGCAAGCGCTCTCTATCCGCTTTTGCATGGAGAAATCTGCTCTCCTCGGTCGGTCTTACGGGCTGGCGTTTCCGGGATGGGCTTTGGTGGTATTAACTCACACCTAGCTTTAGCCTCCGGCGATCCTCCCGCGCCCAAACTTATCCCGGCGGTTCGCGAACAGAAGCTGTTGGCGGATTATCAGTACACAGAGCTTTTTATTTTCAGTGCCCCTACAGTAAAGGATTTGCTGGCAAGGGTACAAGCCGCTGAAGATCTTGCGCGAAATATTTGTGAAGGCGAACGAGCGGACTTGGCAGCCTATTTTGCAGCTCTCTATGGGCAGGAGAAGAGCTGTGGCCCTGTCCGGGCCGCTGTGACGGCAGGGACGCCTGAGGCCCTGCTGGACGCTCTTGCCGAGATTGGTCGTATTCTGCGCACCTCTCCTCTGCAAGCGCAGCAAATGATCGTGCGGCCTAAATCAGGTGTCTGCATCGGTAATGATGTGCAGGAGCACCGGCTTGGTTTTCTCTTTCCCGGCCAGGGATCACAGAGAATCAATATGGGGTACAGGCTTGTTCAGCGCTATGATTGGGCTGAGCAGCTTGTAAGGAAGATGGAAAAAGTTCTTGCATGGCCTGAAGGGCAGCAGCTGAGCGATTTTATCTTTTATCCGCTGGAAAGGGCTCATGGTCCAGCGCAAATTGCAGGCTGGCGAAAGCAGCTGAAACAAACAGAGATCGCGCAACCTGCCCTTTGTTTGGTGTCTATGCTTCAGTTACGCCAGCTGGAGCGGCTTGGTATTCGGCCTGATGCTGTTGGTGGACACAGTCTTGGTGAGCTCACGGCATTTTATGCTGCTGGAGCATATTCCTCAGAGGAATTGATCCGTTTTGCTGCGCTGCGTGGGCAGGCCATGTCGCCGGGACTGGAACAGGCCGGGACTATGGCAGGGCTTGCCTGTTCAGCCACCCGAGCCCAGGCACTGCTCGATAAAGGGAAAGGGTATGCAGTGGTGGCTAACAAGAACAGTCCCTCGCAAACTGTTATCTCCGGGGAGGCCTCCTGTATTGAGTGGGTCTGCCGTTATGCCGAGGAGCAGGGAATTCAGGCCATTCCTCTTCCGGTCGCCAATGCCTTTCACTCACGCTTTGTTCGTCAGGCCGCGCAGGTACTGGCCGAGTCCCGAATCCTTCCTGAATACCCCCCAAAAATAACCACAGCATTATTCAGCGGCCTGCAAGGTGGAAGGATTGATGCAGAGTGCAAT contains:
- a CDS encoding outer membrane lipoprotein-sorting protein; its protein translation is MKFAPMFSGLLLLHLVFAPCSGKLCFAETPEEKGRAIVLEAERRDQGFGDVVAEMEMILRNKNGQESRRKMTTKTLEVKNDGDKNLSLFHTPRDIRGTALLTFSHKNGDDEQWLYLPALKRVKRINSRNKSGSFVGSEFSYEDISSQEIEEYTYKYLRDEDLDGVPCTVSEYYPVDAENSGYKHQVVWRDKDEYRIRKVDFYDRKDSLLKTLTMKGYQQYEGKFWRAGELHMVNHQSGKSTVLHYSKYQFHTGLTDKDFNKNSLKNAR
- a CDS encoding cobalt-precorrin 5A hydrolase, whose amino-acid sequence is MGHSENSVPEGLPKIARCFNAGHEKHRKIPPMPTHTAIIALTKGGKQLAQRLVSLLPASEVVPNKDGIYHTLAQVWQNYDSLICIMATGIVVRSIAPLLQDKTVDPAVVVCDEKGQFAISLLSGHLGGGNALAEQVADLLDGQAVITTASDVLGRTALDLWCRDMGLVVNDKQGLTRVMAKLVNTGSVTLWSDYPLPSLPQDIVLVEQPDDADLLITCRTDCKGNAVLLHPKALVAGIGCNRNTPTKEICDALEQACQAHQLARDAVYKLASIDLKSDEPGLLAFAQSHNLPLDFYSPEKLNQVEGIEGSDVVLRITGAKAVAEPAAILGADNGSLLVQKIKSPNVTVAIAEHRCPFRSDS
- a CDS encoding MMPL family transporter, which produces MKKFEAGLGRFVISYRIPLILLSLLFVAGAGYGTRFLAFSSNNRMFFSEDNPELQAFNALEQTYTKFENVFFTLAPKSKNVFSRDVLTAVQDLTERAWKLPYSSRVDSLTNYQHTKVKGDDLIVEDLVGDAAQLTGEQLTEIRQIALNDPLLKRRLVSPSGHVTGVNVNVVKPDEDGKASDRIAAAAYALQAEMEQKYPQLDIYVTGVVMIDRTFELAAEEDIKLLVPIMCGLLLFILALCLRSVMGMGLTFLVIVFSTLSGVGLAGWLGIPMNPASANAPTIILTLAVADSVHILTTIFHLMQKGLNRHQAIEQSLQINFQPVMVTSLTTAIGFLTMNFSDAPPFRDLGNVVAMGVVFAFLYSIFLLPALAAVLPLKVARQSSRSSVHIYERLADMIVRKRTLVLWTMILVTLGIASGIPRIQLDDDFVKFFSTRFDFRRATDFTAENLTGMYMIDWDLRSGREGGINEPEYQQTVEDFANWFRQQQFVCHVYTFTDIMKQINRNMHEDDPSYYRLPQERELSAQYLFLYEMNLPFGLDLNDRINVDKSASRMTVSLVGASTKEMRELEEAGREWLKKNAPPSMYTHGSGVTMMYSHLSERNIKSMLSSSLIALSLISVIMIFVLRSVKLGLLSLLPNIAPAFMGFGIWGYAVGQVGLAVSVLIAMTMGIVVDDTVHFLAKYQRGRKEHGMSAEEAVRFAFRTVAAPMWISTATLVSGFIVLACSGFQINAHMGSMTAITISFALLLDFFFLPVLLLRFDGSTPSVSAPIDAPSSPSHAGEET
- a CDS encoding pyrimidine/purine nucleoside phosphorylase; amino-acid sequence: MSEFSNVTVKKAANIYYDGKVTSRVVTFADGSTKTLGIMMPGDYEFGTEKKEIMEILSGDVTVLLPGSEEWQTIAPGQSFEVPANSKFGIKIGTVTDYCCSYLD